Within Labrus bergylta chromosome 18, fLabBer1.1, whole genome shotgun sequence, the genomic segment GGTAGCTcacatgtgtatatatatatatatatatatatacacacacacacacacacacacacacacacacacacacacacatgaactcaCAGtttgttgtcctgtttgtttgtttttcagaggaGATGAGGGAGTACTTTGGACAGTTTGGTCAAGTTAAAAGGTGTATGATACCATTGGTAAGTTCTATCTCTGTGCATAGTTTTTGTTTAGTAGCTTACATTTAGTATTTTACACAATTGATTTATTGTGGATTGTGTATTTGTTATTAAATGATAAGAACAagctgtttccttttttgttctactacaaaaaatactttatttctcCCAGGGCAAATTTGTAGCCAGAAGTTACATGGATGGTACATATATCCATACATGAGTTGCCACAGAAGTGAAAAAGGAGACTGTAGTGTTTTGTAGCACGATATGTGACAGTAATTATAAATGTTATCTCAAAGTTTGATCAGACTATTAAGTACTGTTCACTGCAAACTGTTCTGTTAATGAAGAATCTGGGTCATGGTTATTGATCACAGTTTTCCATTAGCTCTATTTTCACCCACATTCAAACCATGATGTCAGTGATATATGTCCAGTGTGTGTAAAAAtcaacattgtttttgtgtgtgtggcatcAGGACAGGGCAACAGGCTTCCATAAAGGTTATGGCTGGGTTGGATTCTCATCAGAAGAAGGATTAAACAATGCACTGCAGAAAGACCCCCACACTCTGGACGGAGCCAAGGTAAAAGAAACATGATCTCCGTCACCAGACAAGTTctcatggttgttgttggagtatTTGTCATTACAACAAAGCAGCACATAAGACAAGGTTTCTGAAGTTTTATCAGAAACATAAAGATATAACCAGGCTCTGAATGGAGGGGTATTCTACAAAGCAAAggtaacttcagggttaactCTGGATTTTACAGTTTCACTCTGACGGTGGTTCACTTCTTACTGAGGTAGATTACATCTAAACTTAGGCACAACACCTCACCTGCTCTGGAGCAGGTTCTGCTCTGGGTGTAACTGTATGaagctcagccaatcagatctctTGATCACAGACGTCTGTGAGCTGatagtgagaggagagagagaccaaAAAACACTTTGTGCTTCTCGTATGACTTCTCATATagaatatattttaatgaaagaaTGCTTTGTCCTATTTCTTCAGACTGATCAAAGCACTGGAGACGTTTTGAATTTTTAAGATTTACATTAAGCTTACTGAATGCTTTCAGTGATGTTCTTTCTAATCATTTTTACAAGCCCCATACCTTCATATAACTACGTCAGACATGCTACAAGGATTTTAAGATCTGTTGTGCACTTATGATAATAAAGTGATATAATAATCCTTTTAGAAGCACTTGCATGCAGTGGTTTTTTTCAACCAGTTCGTCCTGCatttgctgctgcagctgtgtgaTTTTAGTTTGGTTTATGTGTTTAACTTCTTGATATTACACAAAAATCATAGTTTGTTCTATGTTTGTGAAATATGACATCAGCTGGTCGTCATATGCTGCCGCCAACTCAGACCCTCTGATGTGAACACGCTCTGAGAAACTCGTGTTTTTACTAAAAATGCAACAGATAAAACGTGTATTTGTTGTCCCATTCTGATTTGCATGTCGACTATCCCCTTTCCTATTTGTCCTTTATTTCTTACACTTATAACACTTTATAACACTTTATAACAGAagttataaatattattatgaTAGTTATGAAAGTTACTCTAAAAGAGCTTCAGCAGCAGCAAactacatacatacatttgtGTCATGCTCAGtacctttatttaaagtgtaCTTAACATAACAAAGTTTCAAAAGACATGGGTCAAAACCTGAAAAAAGCATGTGTGTATGATAACCTGAACTGATTTCATCTTTTGttgtcgttgttttttttttagctccagGTCCAGAGGAACAGACGTCCGTTCACAGATcagaagacaaacaaagacagtgaaTTTGACtgactttaaagcaacaaattAAAGATACTCTGTTGAAATTCTCAGACACAGAGTCTCTCAGTCTGCACCAACTGCTTGATATGTGACATGTTTCTAAATCTGTTTGGGCCCATAGGAAACTTAAGACCAAAACACAACCACTAGTATTTAATTTTCCATTCTGTATTCTCTGTTGGGCCCCTCCCTGAGAGTTTTCCTGCACATTTAGGGAGTTTGGGTCCGAgcatttttgtttctgtactgatggacactatacaaataaaattgattgattgattgattgatcgatgGGATGAGCAGTGCTAATggtatgtctttatttattgtcAGTGATGGCGCTGTGCTTCCTGTAACAATCCTGTCACATACTCTCAACAATACAAAGCAGATTTAAGCTTTCTTGAAAGGTCTATGAAGTgtttggcaataaaaaaatgtgttttattctaatatgtgtttttttgtttgatttgatgtaGTTTTTCATCGTAGGGTTTTTTCACTTGAATACTTCATCTCTACCTGTGGAAACCAAACTAAGAAAAACTTTTGGTAACCAGGGGGCAATAAACTCCTTCTGTCAAACAGGCACTCCAACCCAATAACACTCTGAAAATGTTCCCTCAgttcttgtttctatttctgacATGGTTCGCTGTTCAGGAGAATTTTattgaaacaaatgtttaatgcaacattttctaTAAGACACTCAGGTATCACTCTTTAATGATTACTCCTTATGATAGCTGAAtggtaaatatgtttg encodes:
- the slirp gene encoding SRA stem-loop-interacting RNA-binding protein, mitochondrial; amino-acid sequence: MAAQTKKVFEIFVTKVPWTISFKEMREYFGQFGQVKRCMIPLDRATGFHKGYGWVGFSSEEGLNNALQKDPHTLDGAKLQVQRNRRPFTDQKTNKDSEFD